A part of Leptolyngbyaceae cyanobacterium genomic DNA contains:
- a CDS encoding galactose oxidase early set domain-containing protein yields the protein MILNKSIKRTALVSLFLVLILTATFTLCGWKQAIASPLVGPEPEMGSWETVPLAPPESRMQSVHTVLLPNGKVLSVNGSSFRNTLTKNEKGEDVFIEGVGSGDYDAINNTSLFDPETKQFERIDSPPAMQYGESNDLFCSGHLQLADGNVLFVSGTGRYYPGGRFTGSRQVNIYNWQTGKWSAVGQLKEGRWYPTLVSLADGKIVIFSGLKINAPNQINPSIEIYDPKTGKFHYIDLTGVENSPFNTYVEGADGYDSIDLYPRVFPTADGRLLITGDEAGIANVLVQNKSKKSYLMAVHEDEAGKLSVSFEVGPERFETSKAYGTAIQVPDSEDVLLIAGMIGTNDINFGRGGKTDNYPGAKVASSLQRWVSPTISKEKNGKWETVEKFLDKPRANVEAVILPSKEILVLNGGEYPEYKPIYEPVLMTPNSQAPGGYSIKQMNPAKLPRLYHNGAILLPDARVLTIGGNGNRTAREKDGTLHVDIGRDDKNNFVIAKLTDKSSQAKEFSLEEYYKSPQSYFANNDREPFVPAEIWQAEIFSPPYLFKAGTRPEILEAPSSIKYSQLDKISVKDATQNGSLVLVKLGSETHSFDFGQRLVNLPIETTVIADRSEIEFKTPTNAHLYPPGYYMMFYLNDVGKPSHAKMVKLEAA from the coding sequence ATGATACTCAACAAATCAATTAAACGAACTGCGCTTGTTTCGCTTTTTCTGGTTTTGATTTTAACTGCAACTTTTACCCTTTGTGGATGGAAACAGGCGATCGCATCTCCACTAGTTGGCCCCGAACCAGAAATGGGATCGTGGGAAACCGTCCCACTGGCTCCACCAGAAAGCAGAATGCAGTCCGTTCATACCGTACTCCTTCCCAATGGAAAAGTGCTGAGCGTCAACGGCAGCAGCTTTCGTAACACCCTAACTAAGAATGAAAAAGGGGAAGATGTCTTTATAGAGGGAGTGGGATCGGGAGACTACGATGCTATTAACAATACCTCTCTTTTCGATCCTGAAACCAAGCAATTTGAGCGCATCGATTCTCCACCAGCAATGCAATACGGGGAGAGTAACGACTTATTTTGCAGCGGTCATTTGCAATTAGCTGATGGCAACGTCCTATTTGTTAGCGGAACCGGACGTTATTATCCTGGCGGACGATTTACAGGGTCTAGGCAAGTCAATATTTATAATTGGCAAACTGGCAAATGGTCTGCTGTCGGTCAACTTAAAGAAGGACGTTGGTATCCGACTTTAGTATCGCTAGCCGATGGCAAAATCGTAATTTTTTCTGGTCTGAAAATCAATGCCCCTAACCAAATTAATCCCAGCATTGAAATCTACGATCCTAAAACCGGAAAATTTCACTACATCGACTTAACAGGAGTCGAAAACAGTCCCTTCAACACCTATGTTGAAGGGGCTGATGGTTACGACAGCATTGACCTTTATCCTCGCGTATTTCCAACGGCTGACGGTAGGCTTTTGATCACTGGAGATGAAGCTGGTATTGCTAATGTTTTAGTTCAAAACAAAAGCAAGAAAAGTTACTTAATGGCCGTTCATGAAGATGAAGCGGGTAAACTGTCAGTCAGCTTTGAAGTTGGCCCTGAAAGATTTGAAACTTCTAAAGCTTACGGAACGGCAATTCAAGTTCCCGACTCTGAAGACGTGTTATTAATTGCTGGGATGATCGGTACTAATGACATTAACTTTGGGCGCGGAGGTAAAACAGATAATTATCCAGGAGCTAAAGTTGCTTCTAGTTTACAGCGTTGGGTATCTCCGACAATTAGCAAAGAAAAGAATGGGAAGTGGGAAACTGTCGAGAAGTTTCTCGACAAGCCTCGCGCCAATGTCGAAGCAGTGATTCTGCCAAGTAAGGAAATTTTAGTACTTAATGGTGGTGAATATCCAGAATATAAACCTATCTACGAACCCGTGCTGATGACTCCTAATTCCCAGGCTCCAGGAGGCTACAGCATCAAGCAGATGAATCCCGCCAAACTACCCAGACTTTATCACAATGGAGCTATTTTATTACCGGATGCTCGTGTTTTAACGATTGGTGGTAATGGTAATCGAACGGCAAGGGAAAAAGATGGAACACTTCACGTCGATATCGGGCGAGATGATAAAAATAATTTCGTAATAGCAAAACTAACAGATAAATCAAGTCAGGCTAAAGAGTTTAGTCTGGAAGAGTATTATAAATCTCCTCAAAGTTATTTTGCTAATAACGATCGAGAACCCTTCGTACCTGCGGAAATTTGGCAAGCGGAAATTTTTAGTCCTCCCTATCTCTTCAAAGCCGGTACTCGACCTGAAATTTTAGAAGCTCCCAGCAGCATCAAATATAGTCAACTTGACAAGATATCAGTCAAGGATGCTACGCAAAACGGGTCTTTAGTTTTAGTCAAATTAGGTTCGGAAACTCATTCTTTTGATTTCGGACAACGATTGGTTAATTTGCCGATCGAGACAACAGTCATTGCGGATCGGTCTGAAATAGAGTTCAAAACACCGACTAACGCCCATCTTTACCCACCAGGGTACTACATGATGTTCTATCTCAATGATGTGGGCAAGCCTTCTCACGCCAAGATGGTGAAGCTAGAAGCTGCTTAA
- the glgP gene encoding alpha-glucan family phosphorylase, whose translation MASNVSMSPIEKLREKLPFPLKRLADIAYNYWWSWTNDRISLFRNIDPQKWHESKHNPVAVLNSTSYVRLTQLANDPIYIKRVKLLAEQFDHYMGEKNTWANRVAPEITAKHPVAYFSAEFGIHESLPIYSGGLGILAGDHLKSASDLGLPLVGVGLLYRQGYFQQSLNRHGWQEEHYEDNPFEEMPLELLKNEKGQPLTIALQIRQRTVKAQVWLARIGRVNLYLLDTDREDNDPIDRWLTGHLYGGNQDTRIAQEVVLGIGGVKALRVLGIDPAVYHMNEGHAAFCTLEIAREEIKRTGKSFYDIEASVQERCIFTTHTPVPAGHDAFSPDLMDSYFANYWPEMGLSREQFLALGARRLGDPWEPFGMTVLALRMSRAANGVSKLHGEVSRKMWNILYPDKTEDKVPISHITNGVHARTWTAPLLGDLYSEYLGEDWSNHVADAKMWAKVDEIPNEELWWRHQVLKERLIAHTRSRVKISREKRGEAPDFIDIADSLLDPNVLTIGFARRFSLYKRGHLLLKDAERALKIFGNSQRPVQIIFAGKAHPADEQGKRIVQQLMEWCKHPAIRDRVAFIENYDIYTAQKLVQGVDVWLNNPRRPLEASGTSGEKVCFNGGINCSVLDGWWCEGYKADANGKGINGWAIGEDAHTSDQELQDRIDSESLYRLLEEEIVPLYYDQDANGIPHRWIEMMKASIKTNAPLFNTDRMVADYITQLYSPQSTTKTEPILASAIA comes from the coding sequence ATGGCAAGTAATGTTTCTATGAGTCCAATTGAGAAGCTGCGCGAAAAGTTACCATTTCCTCTGAAGCGATTGGCAGACATTGCCTATAACTACTGGTGGAGTTGGACAAATGACCGGATTTCCCTATTTCGCAACATCGATCCCCAAAAATGGCACGAGTCCAAACACAATCCGGTAGCGGTACTCAACTCTACCAGCTACGTGCGACTAACCCAATTGGCGAACGACCCGATTTACATCAAACGGGTGAAATTACTAGCCGAACAGTTTGACCACTACATGGGAGAAAAGAATACCTGGGCTAATCGCGTCGCGCCAGAAATTACTGCTAAACATCCAGTTGCATACTTCAGTGCGGAATTTGGCATCCACGAATCCTTACCAATTTACTCTGGCGGTTTGGGAATTTTAGCCGGAGATCACCTCAAATCTGCTTCTGACTTAGGTTTGCCCTTGGTAGGTGTGGGATTGCTCTATCGTCAAGGTTACTTCCAGCAAAGCTTGAACCGCCACGGTTGGCAGGAAGAACACTACGAAGACAATCCCTTTGAGGAAATGCCCCTGGAATTGTTGAAAAACGAAAAAGGGCAACCCCTAACCATTGCCCTGCAAATTCGGCAACGGACTGTGAAAGCGCAAGTTTGGCTGGCGCGGATAGGTCGAGTTAATCTTTATTTATTAGATACCGATCGCGAAGACAACGACCCGATCGATCGCTGGTTAACCGGACACCTCTACGGTGGTAACCAAGATACCCGTATCGCCCAAGAAGTAGTACTGGGAATTGGCGGCGTCAAAGCATTAAGAGTATTGGGAATCGATCCTGCCGTCTACCACATGAATGAAGGACACGCCGCATTCTGCACCCTGGAAATTGCCAGGGAAGAAATCAAACGCACTGGCAAATCCTTCTACGATATAGAAGCATCCGTGCAGGAACGTTGTATCTTCACCACCCACACCCCAGTTCCCGCCGGACACGATGCCTTTTCTCCCGACTTGATGGATTCCTATTTCGCTAATTATTGGCCGGAAATGGGTCTTTCTCGCGAACAATTCCTCGCTTTAGGTGCTCGTCGTTTGGGTGACCCTTGGGAACCGTTTGGTATGACGGTGTTGGCGCTGCGGATGTCTCGCGCCGCTAATGGAGTGAGCAAACTGCACGGGGAAGTTTCCCGCAAAATGTGGAACATCCTTTATCCCGATAAAACAGAAGATAAAGTACCCATCAGTCATATTACCAACGGAGTTCACGCCCGGACTTGGACGGCTCCTTTGTTAGGAGATCTATACTCGGAATATTTAGGGGAAGATTGGTCGAATCACGTAGCTGATGCCAAAATGTGGGCGAAAGTAGATGAAATTCCCAATGAGGAACTGTGGTGGCGACACCAAGTTCTTAAAGAGCGTCTGATCGCTCACACCCGTTCTCGCGTAAAAATATCGCGAGAAAAGCGGGGAGAAGCACCCGATTTTATCGATATTGCCGATTCTCTGCTAGATCCCAACGTTTTAACGATCGGATTTGCCCGTCGCTTTAGTCTCTACAAGCGGGGACACCTGTTGTTAAAAGATGCCGAACGTGCGTTGAAGATTTTCGGTAACTCCCAACGTCCGGTACAGATTATCTTTGCTGGAAAAGCACACCCCGCCGACGAACAAGGTAAGCGGATCGTTCAGCAGTTGATGGAGTGGTGCAAACATCCGGCAATTCGCGATCGCGTTGCGTTCATCGAGAATTACGATATTTACACTGCCCAAAAACTGGTGCAAGGCGTAGATGTGTGGTTGAATAACCCCCGTCGTCCTCTAGAAGCTTCCGGTACCAGCGGTGAAAAAGTTTGCTTCAACGGCGGTATCAATTGCAGCGTTCTCGATGGTTGGTGGTGTGAAGGCTACAAAGCTGACGCTAATGGTAAAGGTATCAACGGTTGGGCAATTGGGGAAGATGCCCACACCAGCGATCAAGAGTTGCAAGATCGAATTGATTCGGAATCTCTTTATCGCTTATTAGAAGAGGAAATCGTCCCTCTCTACTATGACCAAGATGCCAACGGTATTCCTCATCGTTGGATCGAAATGATGAAGGCATCGATTAAAACTAACGCGCCTTTATTCAATACCGATCGCATGGTGGCAGATTACATTACTCAATTGTACTCGCCACAAAGTACCACCAAAACCGAACCCATTTTAGCTAGCGCGATCGCATAA
- a CDS encoding SgcJ/EcaC family oxidoreductase, whose translation MTSSDKEEIRKVFEEVYAANVRSRDLQGYGEMYSENALWIPPDQADRQGIPDIVEGFAQQIANQDIDPTFTAEEIEVLGDFGYVIGTSIATVRPRNGDEPKTVTFRALWLMKKEQGVWKIDRQIWNKKP comes from the coding sequence ATGACATCAAGTGATAAAGAGGAAATTAGAAAGGTCTTTGAAGAAGTCTATGCCGCAAATGTGAGGTCGCGCGATTTACAGGGTTATGGAGAGATGTACTCTGAAAATGCGCTCTGGATACCACCAGATCAAGCGGATCGGCAGGGAATTCCCGACATTGTTGAAGGATTTGCACAACAAATTGCAAATCAAGATATAGACCCAACTTTTACTGCCGAAGAAATCGAGGTTTTAGGTGATTTTGGTTACGTAATCGGGACTTCCATCGCTACCGTTCGTCCGAGGAATGGTGACGAACCTAAGACAGTTACATTCCGGGCTTTATGGCTGATGAAGAAAGAGCAAGGAGTCTGGAAGATCGATCGCCAAATTTGGAATAAAAAACCCTAG
- a CDS encoding ferritin-like protein produces the protein MTTDNGYNLITTVEELHYYLKQAMKLEHATIPPYITALYSIQPGTNLEGFHIIRQVAVEEMLHLTLVANVFNAVGGKFVEQKDGKVQTVLTAPDFIPPYPTYLPTGSVDFQVGLGKFSPATIETFIKIERAEEVDEGKPLVVSRPVQEHCHFLTIHNGQPSDTFYSIGLFYAEIIRGLNALYKEMGNALFCGDPQRQITPEYYYNGGGDIVPVTDLRSAIRAIRVIQEQGEGSRVGAIYDAERELGHYYRFEQLKQGRYYIVNRDDPEQSDRPHQPTGESFTVDWDAVYPIKENAKLSDYPVGTEVYEAAKDFQSAYSKFLKDIEYAFDGHPEELIPAVGGMFRLKEQASYLMRNPIPENKDGLNAAPIFRLD, from the coding sequence ATGACCACAGATAATGGTTACAACCTGATTACGACGGTAGAAGAGTTGCATTACTATCTCAAACAAGCAATGAAGTTAGAACACGCAACTATTCCCCCTTACATCACTGCACTTTACTCGATCCAACCCGGCACGAATTTAGAAGGTTTCCATATTATCCGGCAGGTTGCTGTAGAAGAAATGCTACACCTAACCCTGGTCGCTAATGTTTTCAATGCAGTAGGAGGAAAATTCGTTGAACAGAAGGATGGAAAAGTTCAAACCGTCCTAACTGCACCCGATTTTATTCCCCCATATCCTACCTATTTACCGACAGGCTCGGTAGATTTTCAAGTAGGATTAGGCAAGTTTTCCCCAGCAACCATAGAGACATTTATTAAGATCGAACGAGCCGAAGAAGTTGATGAAGGTAAGCCATTAGTCGTATCCCGACCAGTACAAGAACACTGTCATTTTCTGACAATTCACAATGGTCAGCCATCCGATACTTTCTACAGTATTGGCTTATTCTATGCAGAGATTATTCGAGGCTTGAATGCTTTGTATAAAGAGATGGGTAATGCGTTGTTCTGTGGCGATCCTCAACGACAAATTACTCCCGAATATTACTATAACGGTGGCGGAGATATCGTTCCAGTCACCGATTTGCGATCGGCAATTCGGGCGATCAGAGTAATTCAAGAGCAAGGAGAGGGGTCGAGAGTCGGCGCGATCTACGATGCAGAACGAGAACTCGGTCATTACTATCGCTTTGAACAACTAAAACAAGGACGATACTATATCGTCAATCGGGACGATCCCGAACAGTCCGATCGGCCTCACCAGCCTACTGGCGAATCTTTCACTGTGGATTGGGATGCAGTTTATCCTATTAAGGAGAATGCCAAACTTAGCGATTATCCTGTAGGCACGGAAGTTTATGAAGCAGCTAAAGATTTCCAAAGTGCCTACAGCAAGTTTTTAAAAGATATTGAATACGCTTTTGACGGACATCCTGAAGAGTTAATTCCAGCAGTCGGTGGAATGTTCCGCCTTAAGGAACAAGCTAGTTACCTAATGCGTAATCCGATCCCAGAGAATAAAGATGGGTTGAATGCCGCTCCTATTTTTCGATTAGATTAA
- a CDS encoding Dyp-type peroxidase, which translates to MALTDEDLQSLPGNGEGIDPDNPGKYEELLEDLQGNILNSHGRDYSVYLFLQFKPDRTDPAKKWIQDFSQKYVKSARQQADSARQYREHRINGGVFSNFFLSRKGYEYLRISPAKMPKDAPFRFGMKNPTIQSSLADPSVNEWELGYQCEIHALVIMADDDLVGLLQTVNKVTQQMCQVAEVVHREDGFILKNYRGQFVEHFGFVDNVSQPLFLKREIQLAKETGCDFSKWDPRASLDLVLVKDPNGRTEDSYGSYLVFRKLEQNVKGFREDQRKLAKKLDITEDLAGALVVGRFFDGTPLTLKDQPMYANPIRPLDTLNDFDYSDDTQGTKCPFHSHLRKSNPRGDTGRIESSVSYEDSLQLERRHRIVRRGLSYGENDLTKEPETGSGLLFLCFQGDIENQFNFMQSAWANQKNFCQINVGPDPLIGQVSGKCAGEPAGTQKWPKKWGEAETEEYDFCLWITMKGGEYFFAPSMSFLKNIGLT; encoded by the coding sequence ATGGCACTGACAGACGAAGATTTGCAAAGCCTACCCGGAAATGGCGAAGGCATTGACCCAGACAATCCCGGTAAATACGAAGAATTACTGGAAGATTTACAAGGTAACATTCTCAACTCTCACGGACGAGACTATAGCGTATATTTGTTTTTGCAATTCAAACCAGATCGAACAGATCCAGCCAAAAAATGGATTCAAGATTTTTCGCAAAAATATGTAAAATCTGCTAGACAACAGGCAGATAGTGCGCGTCAGTACAGAGAACATCGCATCAATGGCGGTGTATTTAGCAACTTTTTTTTATCGCGTAAGGGTTACGAGTATCTGCGAATTTCTCCCGCGAAAATGCCGAAAGATGCACCTTTCCGTTTCGGTATGAAAAATCCTACGATCCAGAGTTCGTTAGCAGATCCATCTGTTAACGAATGGGAATTAGGTTATCAATGTGAAATTCATGCCTTAGTAATCATGGCAGATGATGACTTAGTAGGCTTACTGCAAACAGTTAACAAAGTGACGCAACAAATGTGTCAGGTAGCCGAAGTTGTTCATCGAGAAGATGGTTTTATTCTGAAAAATTATCGAGGGCAATTTGTCGAACATTTTGGCTTTGTCGATAATGTCAGTCAGCCTCTATTTTTGAAACGAGAAATTCAATTAGCAAAAGAAACTGGTTGTGATTTCAGCAAATGGGACCCTAGAGCTTCTCTCGATCTGGTATTAGTTAAAGACCCCAACGGTAGGACAGAAGATAGTTACGGTAGTTATTTGGTTTTTCGCAAACTCGAACAAAACGTGAAAGGATTTCGGGAAGATCAGCGCAAGCTAGCTAAAAAGCTAGATATAACTGAGGATCTAGCTGGTGCGTTGGTTGTAGGTCGCTTCTTTGATGGAACGCCACTTACGCTTAAAGATCAACCGATGTATGCAAATCCGATTCGACCCTTGGATACGCTGAACGATTTTGATTACAGCGATGATACGCAGGGAACAAAGTGTCCGTTTCATTCTCACCTTCGGAAAAGTAATCCTAGAGGTGATACGGGACGTATAGAATCTTCGGTTAGTTACGAAGATTCCCTACAATTAGAACGGCGGCATCGCATAGTGCGCCGTGGGCTTAGTTATGGAGAAAATGACCTGACAAAAGAGCCGGAAACTGGTTCGGGTTTGCTGTTTTTGTGCTTTCAAGGTGATATTGAAAATCAATTCAATTTTATGCAATCGGCATGGGCTAATCAAAAAAACTTTTGTCAAATAAATGTTGGGCCCGATCCGCTGATCGGTCAAGTTAGCGGTAAATGTGCTGGGGAACCAGCCGGTACTCAAAAATGGCCGAAAAAGTGGGGGGAAGCGGAAACGGAAGAATATGATTTTTGTTTGTGGATTACCATGAAAGGCGGTGAATACTTTTTTGCCCCTAGTATGAGTTTTCTCAAAAATATAGGACTTACGTAA
- a CDS encoding sugar phosphate isomerase/epimerase family protein, which yields MNHDIYLSFFMFTTNLKPDNLDYRNVVVKHIKKLQEFGYAGFEFPIAPNETKNYEKDLSDYTNLRSYLNEQGLENVKIATNVGATRTFDPSSPYPEQQQEALEYLKSRVDITAALGGEIMMGPIIVPYGVFPTTDFNDPIWSDRLQEYLAIRYSNAQPILNRLGEYAQGKNVKLAIEPITHWETPGPNKLSQLIEFLDGVESKQVGVVIDSAHETLDGDGPEIFKTQVKKLAEQGRLHYIQVSPPDRGALHTSWLPWQSFLEPILPVYQGPIAIEIFNAIPEFINSLRLSRRKFWIPGEDPENQYPSAYDTARDAIAITRKELNQTASKLCK from the coding sequence ATGAACCACGATATTTACTTAAGCTTTTTCATGTTCACCACTAATCTAAAACCTGACAATTTAGATTATCGAAATGTGGTGGTTAAGCACATTAAAAAGCTACAAGAATTTGGTTACGCTGGCTTTGAGTTTCCGATCGCACCCAACGAAACAAAAAACTACGAAAAAGACTTGAGTGATTATACAAACCTGCGCTCTTATCTGAATGAGCAAGGGCTAGAAAATGTCAAGATTGCCACTAACGTTGGGGCAACTCGAACATTCGATCCCAGTTCTCCATACCCCGAACAACAACAAGAAGCTTTAGAGTATCTTAAGTCGCGGGTTGATATCACCGCTGCACTAGGTGGTGAAATTATGATGGGCCCAATTATCGTACCCTACGGTGTTTTCCCCACTACAGATTTTAACGATCCTATTTGGAGCGATCGACTGCAAGAATATTTGGCAATTCGCTATAGTAACGCCCAACCAATTCTCAATCGATTGGGTGAATACGCACAGGGCAAAAACGTCAAATTAGCAATCGAACCGATTACTCATTGGGAAACACCAGGCCCTAACAAGTTATCCCAGTTAATTGAGTTTCTGGATGGAGTGGAAAGCAAGCAAGTTGGAGTCGTAATTGATAGCGCCCATGAAACCCTCGATGGAGATGGGCCAGAGATATTTAAAACACAAGTGAAAAAATTAGCCGAACAAGGTCGGCTTCATTATATTCAGGTTTCTCCCCCCGATCGAGGTGCTTTGCATACTAGTTGGTTGCCTTGGCAATCTTTTTTAGAGCCAATTCTACCCGTTTATCAAGGGCCGATCGCGATCGAAATTTTTAACGCCATTCCCGAATTTATCAATTCACTGCGTTTAAGTCGTCGTAAATTCTGGATTCCTGGCGAAGACCCGGAAAATCAATATCCAAGTGCCTACGATACTGCGAGAGATGCGATCGCAATCACTAGAAAGGAATTAAACCAAACAGCCTCCAAACTATGTAAATAG
- the iolE gene encoding myo-inosose-2 dehydratase, whose translation MSANNQCKMNKSSIFCKIKSIGSLSVLIFVCMLAAIGSLTLPANAATNEANSVLVSLVSSTSNPAILNPTFDRTKVNLGITPTGWSNSDDLTIDLNPPIPYEQILSEMALSGFKGTQMSPKFPEYPKKKDLLKTELAMRNLRISEPWVGTEFTIGNSDKTFQEFEQQMNFMKDMGGTNIVVAELGGAVHQKKCVDPLVNRPHFTDAQWSDLLKGLNKLGETANKNGMQLVYHPHIGTGVEDMADIDRLMNGTDAKNVKLLLDTGHLYYAGVDPLDVAKKYADRIKHVHLKNIRQSILDESKKTGRSFLDSIREGIFTVPGDPKGAIDFQPILQELATANYEGWLMVEAEQDPNKAEPLKYALMARQYLRDEIGF comes from the coding sequence ATGTCTGCAAATAATCAATGCAAGATGAATAAATCATCTATTTTCTGCAAAATCAAATCCATCGGTAGCTTATCTGTTCTGATATTTGTATGTATGTTGGCAGCAATAGGTAGCTTAACGCTTCCTGCCAACGCTGCTACAAATGAAGCCAATTCAGTTTTAGTTTCTTTAGTTAGTTCTACATCTAATCCGGCTATTTTAAACCCTACATTCGATCGCACGAAGGTCAATTTAGGGATTACGCCAACTGGCTGGAGTAATAGCGACGATCTCACTATTGACCTCAATCCCCCTATTCCTTACGAGCAGATTTTAAGTGAAATGGCGTTATCTGGGTTCAAAGGTACGCAAATGTCACCTAAATTTCCGGAATATCCAAAAAAGAAAGATTTGTTAAAAACAGAATTGGCAATGCGTAACTTGAGGATTTCCGAACCTTGGGTGGGAACGGAGTTTACTATAGGAAACAGCGATAAAACCTTCCAGGAATTCGAGCAACAAATGAATTTTATGAAGGATATGGGCGGTACAAATATTGTGGTAGCTGAATTGGGTGGTGCTGTTCATCAAAAGAAATGCGTAGATCCTTTAGTTAACAGACCGCACTTTACTGATGCACAATGGTCTGATTTGTTAAAAGGGCTGAACAAACTCGGTGAAACAGCTAATAAAAACGGTATGCAGTTGGTTTATCACCCCCATATTGGTACGGGGGTAGAAGACATGGCTGATATCGATCGATTGATGAACGGTACTGATGCCAAAAATGTTAAACTCCTCCTCGATACAGGGCATTTGTACTATGCAGGAGTCGATCCTCTAGATGTAGCTAAAAAATATGCCGATCGCATCAAGCACGTTCACCTAAAAAATATTCGTCAGTCAATTTTAGATGAATCCAAAAAAACTGGTCGTAGCTTTTTAGATTCCATCCGTGAAGGTATATTTACCGTGCCGGGAGACCCTAAAGGTGCAATTGATTTTCAGCCGATTTTACAAGAACTTGCTACAGCTAACTACGAAGGATGGTTGATGGTGGAAGCAGAGCAAGACCCTAATAAAGCTGAACCTTTGAAGTATGCGCTGATGGCTCGTCAATATCTAAGAGATGAAATTGGTTTTTAA
- a CDS encoding pentapeptide repeat-containing protein — MNIASWFRRLSTITISILLSLTLFSLPAHAFVGTDYNKLVLTNACVSCDLTGADLSNKDLYGSALDGANLSNANLSGALLNDAKLKGANLTGANLSGANMMGITLSEANLTGANLTGADLYNALISKAILQKANLTDADLTEAVISDANLSSAVGTNAKLKGAILSRSDLSSADFSHSYMRNTKLSNAILKGTNFVETDLFNSLMPDGTTYNGDVTKFGALQ; from the coding sequence ATGAATATTGCATCTTGGTTTCGTAGACTTTCTACTATTACTATCTCCATTCTCCTGAGTTTAACCCTCTTTAGTTTGCCCGCTCATGCTTTCGTCGGGACGGATTACAATAAGTTGGTTTTGACAAACGCTTGTGTTAGCTGCGACCTAACGGGAGCGGATTTATCAAATAAAGATTTGTATGGCAGCGCACTTGATGGTGCAAATTTATCTAACGCCAATCTCTCCGGTGCTTTATTAAATGATGCAAAGCTGAAAGGTGCTAATTTAACAGGAGCCAATCTATCGGGTGCCAATATGATGGGAATTACCTTGTCAGAGGCTAACCTAACGGGGGCTAATCTAACAGGCGCAGATTTGTACAATGCCCTCATAAGTAAGGCAATCTTGCAAAAGGCAAATTTAACTGATGCCGATCTAACAGAAGCCGTTATTTCCGATGCAAATTTGTCTAGTGCTGTGGGAACAAATGCAAAACTAAAAGGAGCGATTCTTTCTCGCTCCGATTTATCGAGCGCAGATTTTTCCCACAGCTATATGAGAAATACAAAGTTATCAAATGCAATTCTGAAAGGAACTAACTTTGTGGAAACCGATCTATTTAATTCCTTGATGCCTGACGGGACTACTTATAACGGAGATGTTACTAAGTTTGGTGCCCTTCAGTAA